A single region of the Treponema primitia ZAS-1 genome encodes:
- a CDS encoding LexA family transcriptional regulator produces the protein METEEERYNFLQKRSGLSKLEFARSLGVSKERGYSLSKGIYHASREILDKLSSIYNVNLNWFLLGEGSPFETEKATIKLLRQEAAAGRGREIEDYAEEETLKLPRSLISPYRPENLQAVYVAGDSMIGEHIYNGDAVIFHPGQIEGNGIYVLSLDTALLVKRVSFDDLPRSVSLISANQAYPPRQISGAELENLRIQGRVVTCVHKF, from the coding sequence CGAGGAAGAACGCTATAATTTTCTTCAAAAACGCTCCGGTTTATCAAAATTGGAGTTTGCCCGGAGCCTAGGGGTATCAAAAGAGCGGGGGTATTCCCTCTCAAAAGGCATTTACCACGCTTCCCGTGAAATCCTGGACAAATTGTCCTCGATATACAACGTCAACCTAAACTGGTTCCTTCTGGGGGAAGGCTCCCCCTTTGAAACCGAAAAAGCCACTATCAAGCTGCTTCGTCAGGAAGCCGCCGCCGGACGGGGCCGGGAGATAGAAGACTACGCCGAGGAGGAGACCCTCAAACTCCCTCGGTCCCTTATCAGCCCCTACCGCCCGGAAAACTTACAAGCCGTCTATGTCGCCGGGGATTCCATGATAGGCGAACACATCTACAATGGCGATGCGGTTATTTTCCACCCCGGCCAGATCGAAGGCAACGGCATCTATGTCTTATCCCTGGACACCGCATTACTAGTCAAGCGGGTATCCTTTGACGATCTCCCCCGGTCAGTCTCCCTCATCAGCGCCAACCAAGCCTATCCGCCCCGGCAGATAAGCGGGGCGGAACTGGAAAATTTGCGGATCCAGGGGCGGGTGGTTACTTGCGTGC